A window from Lates calcarifer isolate ASB-BC8 linkage group LG7_2, TLL_Latcal_v3, whole genome shotgun sequence encodes these proteins:
- the LOC108873022 gene encoding gap junction gamma-1 protein, translated as MSWSFLTRLLDEISNHSTFVGKIWLTVLIIFRIVLTAVGGETIYYDEQSKFVCNTQQPGCENVCYDAFAPLSHVRFWIFQVIMITTPTIMYLGFAMHKIARMEDSEYKPSRNWKKRMPIVNRGAVRDYEEAEDNGEEDPMITEEIEPDKPDKAEKSSEKKHDGRRRILRDGLMKVYVCQLLWRSAFEISFLFGQYVLYGFEVIPSYICTRSPCPHTVDCFVSRPTEKTIFLLVMYVVSFLCLLLTVMEIVHLGIGGIRDTFRRRATLNSRAPPPPSSRAMPTAPPGYHATMKKEKLKGELRELPMADSGRESFGDEGPSSRELERLRRHLKLAQQHLDLAYQADEGSPSRSSSPEVNTSAQTAAEQNRLNFAQEKQGEASEKGIHA; from the exons ATGAGTTGGAGCTTCCTAACTCGTCTTCTGGACGAAATTTCCAACCACTCCACCTTTGTGGGGAAGATCTGGCTGACGGTGCTCATCATCTTCCGGATCGTGCTGACAGCCGTCGGGGGTGAAACCATCTACTACGATGAACAGAGTAAATTTGTCTGTAACACGCAACAGCCTGGGTGTGAGAACGTGTGCTACGATGCGTTTGCGCCACTCTCACATGTCCGATTCTGGATCTTTCAG GTTATCATGATCACCACTCCAACTATCATGTACCTGGGGTTTGCCATGCACAAGATCGCTCGCATGGAAGACAGCGAGTACAAGCCAAGCCGGAACTGGAAGAAGAGGATGCCCATCGTCAACCGTGGGGCAGTTCGGGACTATGAGGAGGCGGAGGACAACGGAGAGGAAGACCCGATGATCACGGAGGAGATTGAACCAGACAAGCCcgacaaagcagaaaaaa GCTCAGAGAAAAAGCATGACGGCCGTAGGAGGATTCTGCGTGATGGCCTGATGAAAGTCTATGTGTGCCAGCTGCTGTGGCGCTCTGCCTTTGAAATTTCCTTCCTTTTTGGCCAGTATGTTCTCTACGGCTTCGAGGTGATACCCTCCTACATCTGCACTCGCTCACCATGTCCACACACAGTGGACTGCTTTGTGTCCCGCCCCACGGAGAAGACCATCTTCCTGCTGGTGATGTATGTGGTGTCTTTCCTCTGCCTGCTCCTCACTGTGATGGAAATCGTCCATCTGGGGATCGGTGGCATCCGCGACACCTTCCGCAGGCGGGCTACCCTCAACTCACGAGCCCCGCCACCACCCTCCTCGCGTGCCATGCCGACAGCCCCACCAGGATACCATGCCACCATGAAGAAGGAGAAACTAAAAGGAGAGCTGAGGGAATTGCCAATGGCTGACTCCGGGAGGGAGAGTTTTGGTGACGAGGGGCCCTCGTCCAGGGAGCTGGAGCGGTTGAGGAGACACCTGAAGCTGGCCCAGCAGCACCTTGACCTGGCCTACCAGGCAGACGAAGGGAGCCCTTCACGGAGCAGCAGCCCAGAGGTCAACACGTCCGCACAGACGGCTGCTGAGCAGAACCGCCTCAACTTTGCCCAGGAGAAGCAGGGAGAGGCAAGCGAGAAAG GAATACATGCCTGA